The DNA region CATCAATGATAGCGCCAAGCATTCGGGCCACATGGGCGACGATGGCTCGGGCGAATCGCACTTCACCATCGAGATCGACGCGGCGGCCTTTGCCGACATGAACCGCCTCGCCCGCCAGCGCGCGGTGATTGCGGTGCTGGGCGATATTGTTGGCAAGCGAGTCCATGCCGTGGCGATCAAGGCTGGCGTGCCGGAGGCGTGAACACGCTCAATCCCGACCTGCGCTTGCGCCGCGCGGCGCGTCTGATCGTGCTCGACCCGGAAGGCCGCGCGCTGATGTTCCGCTATGACGTGCCGGGGCGCGATCCGTTCTGGGTGACGGCGGGCGGCGAATGCGAGCCGGGCGAGAGCTTCGAAGATGCCGCGCGGCGCGAATTGCTGGAGGAGACGGGCTTTACCGCCGATCCGGGGCCGCAGATCGCCCGGATGACGCCGGAGTTCATCACCGTCCAAGGCGAGCCGGTGCAGGCGGACGAACGCTTCTTTCTGGTGCACGTTGCTGAGCCGGTCATCGATACTAGCCGCCATACCGAAACCGAGCAGGCGCTGATGACGCAGCATCGCTGGTTCACCTTGGGCGAGCTTGAAGACTGGCCCGAAGCGGTGTTTCCGGTGAACCTCGCCGACATGATTAAGTCGCAAACCGCAACCTGATTGCGCAGCCCCCGCCCGCCCGCTACCTCTCGCCAAAAGGGAGAGAGCAATGGACTACGCAGGCAAGGTGGCATGGATCACCGGTGCTTCATCGGGCATCGGCGCAGCGCTGGCGCAAGAATTGGCGGCACGCGGCGCGCATGTGGTGCTGTCCGGGCGGGACGAGGCCCGGCTGGACGAAGTGGCGGCGACTTGCGGCGAGACGCTAATCCTCGCTTTCGATGTTCGTGACGAAGCCGCGCTCGCCGAAGCCACGGCCAAGGCGATTGCATGGAAGGGCCACGTCGACATTGCGATTGCCAATGCCGGCATCTCGCAACGCAGCCGCGCGCTAAAAACCTCGATGCAGGTGTATCGCGACATCATCGAGGTCGATCTCATCGCGCAGATCGCCTTCACCCAAGGGCTGATCGGCCACATGGCAGAGCGCGGATCGGGGGCTTTGGGCTTTATCTCGTCGATCGCTGGCAAGGTTGGCGTGCCGATGCGCACGGCTTACTCGGCTGCGAAATTTGGCCTTGCGGGCTACGCCGACGCACTTCGGGCCGAGTTGTCGATCAACGGCGTCAGCGTCCACACGATCTACCCCGGCTCGGTCGCTACCGGAGTTTCGCGCAATGCGCTGACCGCCGATGGCACCAAGCGCGGCCGCTCGGACAAGGCCATCGACGAGGGCATCCCGGCCGACATCGCGGCCAAGGCCATGCTTGACGGGATTGCGGAAGGGGCGCGCGAGATCATTGTGGCAGAGGGCGGCGAGAA from uncultured Erythrobacter sp. includes:
- a CDS encoding BolA family protein, with amino-acid sequence MSVAEEMHVLLTEAFAPARLAIINDSAKHSGHMGDDGSGESHFTIEIDAAAFADMNRLARQRAVIAVLGDIVGKRVHAVAIKAGVPEA
- a CDS encoding NUDIX domain-containing protein, which translates into the protein MNTLNPDLRLRRAARLIVLDPEGRALMFRYDVPGRDPFWVTAGGECEPGESFEDAARRELLEETGFTADPGPQIARMTPEFITVQGEPVQADERFFLVHVAEPVIDTSRHTETEQALMTQHRWFTLGELEDWPEAVFPVNLADMIKSQTAT
- a CDS encoding SDR family NAD(P)-dependent oxidoreductase — protein: MDYAGKVAWITGASSGIGAALAQELAARGAHVVLSGRDEARLDEVAATCGETLILAFDVRDEAALAEATAKAIAWKGHVDIAIANAGISQRSRALKTSMQVYRDIIEVDLIAQIAFTQGLIGHMAERGSGALGFISSIAGKVGVPMRTAYSAAKFGLAGYADALRAELSINGVSVHTIYPGSVATGVSRNALTADGTKRGRSDKAIDEGIPADIAAKAMLDGIAEGAREIIVAEGGEKAMGELRRTPEALFDQVAGMVAKGYMDKLEQQ